Part of the Brassica oleracea var. oleracea cultivar TO1000 chromosome C8, BOL, whole genome shotgun sequence genome is shown below.
AACTGTCTGGAGTATTTAGAAGATCGTATGATCAAGCTTGGTCCCTTTGATGGTCTCATTGGCTTCTCTCAGGTAATATCTACATTTTGATAAGACGAATTAATTTAGTGACTAAAAATTTTAGATTATCTAGTAGAGATTTAACGAGTCACATGTTCTAAGTCATGTTAAGAAGACATTTATTATCCGAAAAAGTTAAATTACAAGGTTCGGGTCCTACGGGATGTACGGACCTACGGGGCTTCAACAGACCGCATAACGATTCTCTGGTCATCATCAACTACTCATAAGTCATAACAGACTGCAAAAAGTTTCTCGAGTCCTATAATCAATACAAGGAAGTTCCGTTGACCTTTTAGTCAGTATCTCTATCGTTATGCGGTCTCTTTGTAGACCCATAAACTCGTAATCATTTCAAAAAATTCTACATTTTGATACGTTGCATCATTTCTCTGAAAAAACTCCGTATTTGATTTATTCTTAATATTGCAGGGGGGAATCTTGTCTGGGGGCTTACCAGGACTGCAAGCCAAGGTATGTCTACAATGTTGCTTTTCTGTTTCGTAATACATTTATTTGATCATGTTTTTTTTTTTTTTTTGAGTTTTTACAGGGAATTGCACTTCAAAAAGTGCCAAAGATTAAGTTTATCATCATTATTGGAGGAGCTATGTTCAGATCTACCAAGGTTGTGGAGGATGCTTATTCCTTTTCCATCGATACTCCCTCCCTCCACTTTCTAGGTAAGTTGATATGATCTACTATATAAGTGGGGTGTGCAATTGATGCTTGAATCTGGAGAGTGTTTTTTTTTGTAGGAGAGACTGATTTCTTGAAACCTTACGGAATCAAGCTGATAGAGTCGTTCAAGAATCCGGTGGTCGTCCATCATCCCAAAGGTCATATTGTCCCCAGGATCGATGAGAAGAGCTTGGAGAAAGTCACGGCGTTCCTCGAGACCATAGAGAACCTGGTGATGATGGAGGAAGAAGACAAGGATGGTGAAGAAAACATTTGTTCTCCAATATAGAACTCAGCTTATAATGAAACAATATATAATGAATAATTCTTACGAAATAATTCTTTAGAAATTTATCGTGAAATGACAGTAAATTATTGTGAAAAATCGTTATTACCAAAAACAATAATAATAGACGTTTTATTCCTTTCATAACCTGTTCATAACCTGTTTTTTTCCCTTCACGTACATTTCATTCATTCTTGGTGGTATAAGACAAATCCAAAGACAATCAAATCAAATGGTGAAAACAATCTTTCACAGTTACAAGCAAATTCTCTTATAATTTTGTAGCTTTCCCTAAGCAAGGCATCATCCTTTGCTGCAATTAGCCCTCAAATACTACACCAAAAATTTTATTCATAAAACTGCTTCAAATTTGATAAGAAACATTTACCCTGAGTAGGCTGCATGGAAATTGGAGAGCATGAGCAATATCCATGAAGCCTCCTGGAGATCAGAAACATGATGACATCCAAGCAAACTTCACATTGTGATATCGATGCA
Proteins encoded:
- the LOC106310356 gene encoding UPF0483 protein AGAP003155-like → MGSQGGSIVRKPRFLCLHGFRTSAEIMKIQLHKWPKAVIDRLDLVFLDAPFPCQGKSDVDGVFDPPYYEWFQFNEEFIEYENFENCLEYLEDRMIKLGPFDGLIGFSQGGILSGGLPGLQAKGIALQKVPKIKFIIIIGGAMFRSTKVVEDAYSFSIDTPSLHFLGETDFLKPYGIKLIESFKNPVVVHHPKGHIVPRIDEKSLEKVTAFLETIENLVMMEEEDKDGEENICSPI